The Solidesulfovibrio sp. genomic sequence ACCCCCTCCTGGCCGCCGGAGGCCTCTTCTCTTCTCTCCCCTTCCTTCCCTTCCCTCAATAGCGCATGGCCTCGGGCGCGGCCAGGATGACGGCCGCGCCGACCGCGGCCGGGGCCTTGGCGGCCGTTTGCAGCGTGTCTTCGCCGACGGTCGGGCCAAGGGTGGCGGCCAGGGCGTCGCGGGAGATTTTCCCGGCCGAAAGCCCCAGCCCCGGGATGCGCCCGGCGGCCAGGTCGCCGGCGAAGCTCACCCGGCGCACCAGCCCGTCGGGCTTGAGCCACGGCCCGGCGGCCACGGGATAGCCTTCCGGGCCGTCGACGGCGTAAAACGGCTGGCCCAGCCCGGCCAGCACGCCGGCCAGGGCCGTGGCGTCGGCAGCCCCGCCGCCGGCCGCCCGCACGGCCGAAACCACCTGGCGCAGGGGCGACTTGAAGCGGTTGCCCCTGTATTTGGGATCGAAAAATTCGGGGCTGGTGAAAAGCGCCCGCAGGGTCTGGCGGATATCGCCGCCGCTTCCGGAAAACGCCTCGGCCAGGCGGGCGACGAGGGGAGCCGGCGGCTCGTCGGCCAGGAAATACACGGCCAGCTTGCGGGCGATGCTTCTGGCCGTGGCCGGATGGGCGGCCAGGATGTCCAGGGCGGCCGCGCCCTCGGCCAGGCCCGTGCCCTTGACCGTGTGGCCGAGCAGGGTCTTGTCCGAGGGGTCGTGGAGGTCCACGTCGAAATAAAAGCCGCCGGTGTCGGCCGCGCCCCGGGCCGCGCCCACGCGCCAGCCGGTCAGGATGCGGGCCAGGGCCAGGGTGTCGGCCGGCTTTTGCGGCCCGCCCGGCCCCAGGGTCTGGTGGATGAGCACGGCGGCATAGGCCGGGTCGATGGCCTCGCCCTTGCCGCCGGCCGCTTCCCGGTGGACCACGTTCTTCCAGTTGCCCCGGGCGATGAGCATGGCCGGATGACGGGCCGTGGCCGCCAGGAGGTCGGGGAACTTGCCCAGGGCGTTGGGGCGCACGGCCTCGCGCTCGAAGGAGCCCTGCCACAGCTGGGCCAGGCCCTTGGGCGCGCCGAGGCTCAAGTGCTCGCACCAGAAGGCGACCATCAGTTCGTACAACTGGCGTTTGGACAGGATGGCCCGGCTTAAGCGCGCCTTGGCCGCCTCCAGGGCCACCAGTTCGGCCCGGTCGAAGACCTGGCGCATGGTGTCGGCCCCGGGCTTGCCCCCGGCGGCGGCCACGGCGGCGGCATCGGCCGGCGGGCCGTATTCCCGGAACAGCCGCACCGTGTCCATGGACTGGGTGGGCAGGGCCTCCAGGGCCTCGGCCAGGGCCTTGGGCTCCTCGATGGCCTCCGGGGCGAGCTGGCCCTCGATGAAAACGGAAACCCCCATGGCCGCCACGGCGGCCAGGTCGCCGGGGGCCGGGCCGTAGGTCAGGCGCGAGACGGCCTGGACCACGTCCGGGGCCACGGCCGGCCCGGCCTCGGCGGCGCCCGCCACGGTCACGCCAAGGACCGGCAGCGCCAGCGCAAGGCCAAGGACCAAACGCGTGACGAAAACAATTCTGGCTGGCGGCATGGCGGGCATACGCCGAATGTGCGCGTGCCATGGGCAAATGTCAATTGCGCGAAGGTGGCGCAAAGGCGTGCGTTTTGAAGCGAAACCGGGTAGCCTGACCGGCAAACAAGGAGTGCGCCATGCCACCTGTCTTCATGAACCAGACCGTGGTCAAGTACGGCGTGGGCTTCGGTTCGGCCCTGGCCATGGCCGTGTCGTTTAGCCTCAACAAATCCATCCTCTGGGCCATCATCCACGGCATCCTGGGCTGGATCTACGTCCTGTACGCCCTGCTCTTCAAGACCTACTAGGCCGCCAGGACGCGAAATCCCCGCCCCAGGGCACGGCCCCGAACGGGCGGCGGGCGAAATAGACCCAGGCCGCGAGGCGTTCCCCGCCGGGCATGACCACGGGGACCTCGCGGCGGCAATAGATCCGGGGATGCTCTTCCAGGGCGTCGATGGCCGGCAGCCTTGCCGCGTCCACGCGGTAGACCTCGCCGACGATGCGGCAGCGCGGCTCGCCGGCCACCAGGTAGGGGATGTCGCCGGCGACGTACAGGGCGTAGGCCTCCACGGTTTCGGCCGGGCCCAGGAACGGGCACCCGGCGACGTAGTGGTGGTTGTGATAGCCCCGGCGCAGCGTCCCGTAGGCGAAGATATCCCAATATTTCAAGCCACCGCCCATGCGCCTTTTTCCCATTCCCCTCCCGGCCGCCGGAGGCATTCTTCCTCTCCCCTGTTCTCCGCTATTGCCCGAGCCACTGCGCCCATATCTTCCGATTGCGCGGGCCGTCCCATTCGCACAAAAACACGCCCTGCCAGGTGCCGAGCTGGATGCGGCCGGCCGAGACGAGCAGCGTCAGGGAGGGGCCGACGAGGGTCGTCTTGACGTGGGCGTCGCTGTTGCCTTCCACGTGTTTGTAGCCGGCCTCGCGGGGGAGCAGACGCGACAAGGCCAGGACGAGGTCGGCGGCCACGTCGGGGTCGGCGTCCTCGTTGACGGTGAGCGAAGCGGTGGTGTGGGGGCAGAAGACCACGAGGGCCCCGTCGCGCCAGCCTTTTTCCGTGACCAGTTCCTGGAGGTCGCCGGTGACGCGCACGAGTTCTTCCCGGCGGGCGGTCCGGACTTCGAAGGTTTCCATGAGGCCTCCTTCATCCGTCGTCGCGGGCCGGGCGGAAGCCGTGGCCGAAGGACGGATCGTACAGTTTGGAGGGGACGCCCCGGCCCAGCCCCGGCAGCACCAGGAAGAGGGTTTGCCGGTCGATGGCGGCGGCGCGCACGGTTTGCGCAAGGGTGTCGATGGTGGCCCAGAGGCGTTTCTCGCCGGGCCAGCCCAGGCGGTGGGCCACGGCCACGGGGGTCTCGCCGGCCAGTCCCCCCTGGCGCAACGCCCGGGCCAGGCCCTCGGGATCGCCGGCGGACAGGTAGACGGCCAGGGAGGCGCCGTGGCGGGCCAGGTCGGCCAGGGACTCGCCCGGCGGCATGGACGTGCGGCCGGCCAGGCGCGTGAGGATGAGGGTTTGGCTGGCTTGCGGTTCGGTGACGGACACGCCGAAAGCGGCGGCCGCGGCCGAAGCCGAGGTCACGCCGGGCACGACGAGGGAGGGGATGCCGTCGGCGTCGAGCAGCCGGACCTGCTCGGACAGCGCGCCGTAAAGCGACGGGTCGCCGGTGTGGACCCGGGCGGCCAAGCCCCCGTTTCCGGCCGTTTCGACGAGGAGCGCGTGGGTCTCGTCGAGGCTTAGGGGGGCGGAATCCACCACCCGGGCGCCCTGGCGGGCCAGGGCCACGATGGCCGGGGAAACCAGCGAGCCGGCGTAGAGCACGAGGTCGGCCTGGCCGATGAGGCGGGCGGCCTTGACGGTCAGCAGGTCCGGGTCGCCGGGGCCGGCGCCGATGAAGGCCACGCCGCCATGGGGGAAAAGCGGTTCAGCCACGCCTGGGCTCCTTGGCGGCGGTGACGACGGCCACGGGGTTTTCGGCGCAAAGGCGCAGGTCGCCGGCCAGGGGGGCGGCGGTGGCGGCGTTTAAGTGCAGCAGGTCCGTGCGCAACCCGGCCGCGGCGAACGCGGCGAGGGCTTGTTGCAGGGTGCCGAGCAGCACGCAGTTGACCACGATCCTGCCGCCGGGGCGCAGCCGCCGGCACAGGCAGGGCAGCAGGTCGGGCCGGGTGGTCAGGCCGCCGCCGACGAAAACGCGGTCCGGGTCGGGCAGGCCGTCCAGGACATCCGGGGCTTCGCCGCCGACCGGGGTCACGGTGAGCGCGCCGGTCAGCCGAATGTTTTCGGCCAGCAGCGCCGATCGTCCGGCATCGCGCTCCACGGCGAAAACCGGGCCGCCGGTATTGAGGAGCGAGGCCTCCAGGGCCACGGCCCCGGTGCCGGCGCCCACGTCCCAGACGACGTCCCCGGGGCGCGGCGCCAGGGCGGCCAGGGATACGGCCCGGGCGGGCTTTTTGGTGAACACCCGGTCCAGGCGCATGAGGGCCTCGTCGGGCAGGCCCAGGGTCAGCGGCACGTCCACCGGGCGCACGCGTTCCACGAGCACCAGGTTGAGGGGGGAAAACGACAGCCCCACGGCCTCGCCCAGGGTCAGCCGCCACAGCCGCTCGCCGGGCAGGCCCATGTCCTCGAACACGGTCAGGGCGAAGGCGTCGCCGCCGCGGGCCAGGAGCTTTTCGGCGACAACCGCCGGCGTGTTGGCGGCGTCGGTGTAGACGGCCACGGCCTCGGCCCGGCACAGGGCGGCGAAAAGGGGCAGCATGTCCGACCGGCCGTGCAGCGACACGGCGGGCAGGTCGTGCCAGGCCCGGCCCAGGCGGGCGGCGGCGGCGGCCACGGCCGTGACCCCGGGGAAAAAGGCCAGCCGGTCCGGACCGAAACGTTCGGCCAACAGTCGGCCGATGCCGAAAAAAAGCGGATCGCCGTCGGCCAGGACCGTCACGCGCCGGCCTTCCAGCATGGCCGCCTCCATGGCCTCGCACACGGCGGCAAGCGGGCCGGCGATGGGGATGCGGCCGCCGGCGTGGTCCGGGAAGGCTTCGAGCTGGCGCCTGCCGCCGACCAGCACGTCGGCTCCGGAAATGGCCGCCGCCGCCGGCTCGCACAGACAGGGCCGGCCGATGCCGAGCCCGACGACACAAAGGGGATGATCGGTCACAACGGATCCTCGGCGTACGACATGCCCCCCTGTACCCGCGACGCGGGCTTCGGTCAAAAGGACTGTGCGCGGGAGCATGATGACAAATCGGACAGGAGGCACCTCCGCCGAAACGGAAAGAAAAAGCGGCTTGCCCTTTTCGCCGCGCCGGGTCACTTACCGGAAATCCGGCCTGGAAAGGGAGGTGTCATGGAACAACGGCATATCGGCGTGACCTTCACGGGCGGGGTCCTGGCCAGCCTTGGCTACCCGCTGCTTTGGCTCATCCTGTCCATGCTCATCATCCCCACGGCCTGGGGCGCGGTGGCGACGTTTGCCTGGTGGTGCGCCGCGGCGCGGTTTTCCGACGGCACGCTGGCCAGCTTCGAGGGCCGGGCGGGACGCATCTGGCCGCTTTTCGCCGTGGCCGCGCTCCTGGTCGCGCTGCCGCACCTGGCCACGAGCGGCATGCCCCACGACGGCCGCACGCTGGGGCTCCAGGTACTGTTGGCCCTGGCGCTGATCCCCTGCGACGCGGCGGTCAAATTGCCGCTCTACCGCTTCGTCATCGAGAGCATACGCCTTTCGCCCGGCGGCACGGCCCGTTTTCACGGCCGCTACCTGCCCTTTCTCGGCTGGTCGGTGCTGGTGACCGCCGCGGCCATGACCCTTGTGCTCGGGCCGTTCGCCGCCGTGGGCATGGCGCGCTGGGTGTGCCGCAACATCGAGGGCGACGGCTTCGACGTGGAATTCGCCGGCTCGGGCTGGGGGCTTCTGGGCATGAGCCTCCTGTGGATGCTCGGCCTGGTGCTGGTCATCCCCATCCCCTGGGTGCTGCGGTCCACGATCCGCTGGTGGACGGAAAACCTGCGGCTCATCCGCTTCGAAGCGGCCGGCGCGACGTTGCCCTGACGAGCGGCGCGCCGTCGAAGTCGAAGACGAAAAGGCGCAGCTGCGGCCCCGGGCCGGCGAAGCGGCGCATGTGGACCAGCGCCTCCCCGGCCAGGACCTCGGCCAGGGTGGCCCTGGCCGGGGCGCCTGGGGCCAGTTCGAAGGCGTGGCGGGCGGTATTGGCCGCCCCGGCCGCCCGGCAGGCCGCCTCGGGCCAGCCGGCCCGCCGGCACCAGCCGGCCAGGGCGGCGAAATCCGTATCGGCCCTGTGCGCATGGGTGTTGGCCAGGCCCTGGGCCATCTTGACGAGCTTGCCCGGATAGGCCGCCCAGGCGATCTCCCGGAAGCCGCGCCCGGCGGCGGCGGCCAGGGCAAAGGCGAAGAAGTCCGCCGCCTGGACGCAGGCCGTTTCCGGCAGCTGCGGCAGGAGCGCCCGCAGCAGCGCCTCGCTGCGCCGGCCCGTGGAAAAACCGATGGTTTCGTGGGCAAGCGCCCTGGCCACGTCCAGGGCCTCGGCGATGGAGGCCTCCCAGGCGGCATGGCTGAAGGGGCGCACGATGCCCGAGGTGCCGAGGATGGAGATGCCGCCGACGATGCCCAGGCGCGGGTTGAGGGTCTTTCGCGCCAGTGCCTGGCCGTCCGGCACCGTGACCTCGGCCCGCAGGCCGCCGGCCTGGCCGGAAAGCGCCGCCGCCTCGGCCACGGCGGCCCGGATCTGGGCCAGGGGCGCCGGATTGATGGCCGCCCGGCCCACGGCCACGGGCAACCCCGGCAGGGTGACCCGCCCCACGCCCGGCCCGCCCGCCACGGCGACGCCGCCCGCCCCGGCCTCGGGGAAGTGTTCCACCCGGCAGCCGATCACCGCCCCATGGGTCGCGTCCGGGTCGTCGCCGCCGTCCTTGATGACGGCGGCGTAAGCCCCTTCCCCCGCAAGGCGCGCCTCGGCCACGGGCAGGGTCAGCCGGCCGCCGCCCGGCAGCGGCACGTCGACGGTTTCGAGGCGCTCCCCGGAGAGAAGCAGCAGCGCCGCCGCCTTGGCCGCGCCGGCCGCCGCCGTGCCGGTGGTGAAGCCCTCGCGCAGGCCCTGCCGCCGGTTCACGGCGCCTCCCGGCAGGCCCGGGCGAAATGCCAGGCCGCCTGCGGGCTGCCGCCCAGGTGCAGGTGGATGTAGCTGCCAAGCGTCGCCCGGCGCAGGAACCCGTGGCGGCCGGGGATGGGGCCTTGGCGGCCGGTCGCGGCGTAGACGTCCGCGACCTCCCCGGTATCGCCCGTCAGATGGGAATAGTGGAATTCATGGCCGCGAAGGCGCGTGCCGGCCGGTCCCAGGGGCGTGGCCGCGGTGGTGGTCACCGCCCGGTAGCCGAGCGCCGCGAAACGCTCGCCCATGGCCGCCCGGAAGGGAAAGACGTCGGCCATGGGAAAGGTTTGCCCCGAAAGGTCGGCCAGGGAGGCCATGAGGTACATGAACCCGCCGCACTCGGCCACGACCGGCCGGCCCGAGGCGCAAAACTCCCGCACCGCGCC encodes the following:
- a CDS encoding secondary thiamine-phosphate synthase enzyme YjbQ gives rise to the protein METFEVRTARREELVRVTGDLQELVTEKGWRDGALVVFCPHTTASLTVNEDADPDVAADLVLALSRLLPREAGYKHVEGNSDAHVKTTLVGPSLTLLVSAGRIQLGTWQGVFLCEWDGPRNRKIWAQWLGQ
- a CDS encoding gamma-glutamylcyclotransferase family protein, coding for MKYWDIFAYGTLRRGYHNHHYVAGCPFLGPAETVEAYALYVAGDIPYLVAGEPRCRIVGEVYRVDAARLPAIDALEEHPRIYCRREVPVVMPGGERLAAWVYFARRPFGAVPWGGDFASWRPSRS
- the cobM gene encoding precorrin-4 C(11)-methyltransferase, which translates into the protein MAEPLFPHGGVAFIGAGPGDPDLLTVKAARLIGQADLVLYAGSLVSPAIVALARQGARVVDSAPLSLDETHALLVETAGNGGLAARVHTGDPSLYGALSEQVRLLDADGIPSLVVPGVTSASAAAAAFGVSVTEPQASQTLILTRLAGRTSMPPGESLADLARHGASLAVYLSAGDPEGLARALRQGGLAGETPVAVAHRLGWPGEKRLWATIDTLAQTVRAAAIDRQTLFLVLPGLGRGVPSKLYDPSFGHGFRPARDDG
- the cbiD gene encoding cobalt-precorrin-5B (C(1))-methyltransferase CbiD; this encodes MNRRQGLREGFTTGTAAAGAAKAAALLLLSGERLETVDVPLPGGGRLTLPVAEARLAGEGAYAAVIKDGGDDPDATHGAVIGCRVEHFPEAGAGGVAVAGGPGVGRVTLPGLPVAVGRAAINPAPLAQIRAAVAEAAALSGQAGGLRAEVTVPDGQALARKTLNPRLGIVGGISILGTSGIVRPFSHAAWEASIAEALDVARALAHETIGFSTGRRSEALLRALLPQLPETACVQAADFFAFALAAAAGRGFREIAWAAYPGKLVKMAQGLANTHAHRADTDFAALAGWCRRAGWPEAACRAAGAANTARHAFELAPGAPARATLAEVLAGEALVHMRRFAGPGPQLRLFVFDFDGAPLVRATSRRPLRSG
- the cbiE gene encoding precorrin-6y C5,15-methyltransferase (decarboxylating) subunit CbiE; this encodes MTDHPLCVVGLGIGRPCLCEPAAAAISGADVLVGGRRQLEAFPDHAGGRIPIAGPLAAVCEAMEAAMLEGRRVTVLADGDPLFFGIGRLLAERFGPDRLAFFPGVTAVAAAAARLGRAWHDLPAVSLHGRSDMLPLFAALCRAEAVAVYTDAANTPAVVAEKLLARGGDAFALTVFEDMGLPGERLWRLTLGEAVGLSFSPLNLVLVERVRPVDVPLTLGLPDEALMRLDRVFTKKPARAVSLAALAPRPGDVVWDVGAGTGAVALEASLLNTGGPVFAVERDAGRSALLAENIRLTGALTVTPVGGEAPDVLDGLPDPDRVFVGGGLTTRPDLLPCLCRRLRPGGRIVVNCVLLGTLQQALAAFAAAGLRTDLLHLNAATAAPLAGDLRLCAENPVAVVTAAKEPRRG
- a CDS encoding DUF1800 domain-containing protein, translated to MPPARIVFVTRLVLGLALALPVLGVTVAGAAEAGPAVAPDVVQAVSRLTYGPAPGDLAAVAAMGVSVFIEGQLAPEAIEEPKALAEALEALPTQSMDTVRLFREYGPPADAAAVAAAGGKPGADTMRQVFDRAELVALEAAKARLSRAILSKRQLYELMVAFWCEHLSLGAPKGLAQLWQGSFEREAVRPNALGKFPDLLAATARHPAMLIARGNWKNVVHREAAGGKGEAIDPAYAAVLIHQTLGPGGPQKPADTLALARILTGWRVGAARGAADTGGFYFDVDLHDPSDKTLLGHTVKGTGLAEGAAALDILAAHPATARSIARKLAVYFLADEPPAPLVARLAEAFSGSGGDIRQTLRALFTSPEFFDPKYRGNRFKSPLRQVVSAVRAAGGGAADATALAGVLAGLGQPFYAVDGPEGYPVAAGPWLKPDGLVRRVSFAGDLAAGRIPGLGLSAGKISRDALAATLGPTVGEDTLQTAAKAPAAVGAAVILAAPEAMRY